The following proteins are co-located in the Takifugu flavidus isolate HTHZ2018 chromosome 16, ASM371156v2, whole genome shotgun sequence genome:
- the mrpl33 gene encoding 39S ribosomal protein L33, mitochondrial, producing the protein MFLTSANLAKGKAKTILVQMMSAAGTGYCFNTKRNRLREKLVLRKHDPIVNKHVLFLEKKKIRSI; encoded by the exons ATGTTCCTCACTTCTGCAAATC TGGCCAAGGGTAAAGCAAA GACCATCCTGGTGCAGATGATGAGCGCAGCAGGAACAGGTTACTGTTTTAACACCAAGAGGAACCGACTCAGAGAGAAACTGGTTCTGCGTAAACATGATCCAATTG TGAACAAACATGTCCTATtcttggagaagaagaagatcagGTCGATCtaa